A window from Catalinimonas alkaloidigena encodes these proteins:
- a CDS encoding SDR family oxidoreductase, with amino-acid sequence MEGKVCVVTGANTGIGYETAKALAAKGASVILVCRTTEKGQRTVDRIREATGSTKVTAVAADLAVQDQIRKAAAAIRVQHPRIDVLVNNAGIWLSDLRLTKEGVETQFAVNHLAYFLLTHELLPALSRSDDGRIVCVSSDSHFQTHIHFDDLNLTHRYHGLRAYAQSKRANVLFVRELNRRLRARGMNQLTINAVQPGLVKTDIGVKHTISLHSLAWKVRRAGGVTPAEGARTNIFLASSPVVQGVSGQYWDKCVPKRSARETYDPETARRLWDICEKLTDITDYFEGVTPTDEAPSADATAPAPANTPS; translated from the coding sequence ATGGAAGGAAAAGTATGTGTCGTAACGGGGGCCAACACCGGCATCGGTTACGAAACGGCCAAAGCACTGGCCGCCAAAGGCGCATCGGTCATTCTGGTGTGCCGCACCACGGAGAAAGGTCAACGTACGGTCGATCGCATCCGCGAAGCGACGGGCAGCACGAAGGTGACGGCCGTGGCGGCCGATCTGGCGGTGCAGGATCAGATTCGGAAAGCGGCGGCGGCCATTCGTGTGCAGCACCCGCGCATCGACGTGCTGGTCAACAACGCGGGCATCTGGCTGTCGGACCTCCGTCTGACGAAAGAAGGCGTCGAGACACAGTTTGCCGTGAATCACCTGGCCTACTTTTTACTGACGCACGAATTGCTTCCCGCCCTGAGCCGGTCAGATGACGGGCGCATCGTCTGCGTGAGTTCCGATTCGCATTTCCAGACCCACATCCATTTCGACGACCTGAACCTGACGCACCGGTACCACGGGTTGCGTGCCTACGCGCAATCCAAACGAGCCAACGTGCTGTTTGTGCGCGAACTGAACCGCCGCTTGCGGGCGCGGGGCATGAATCAACTGACCATCAACGCGGTGCAACCCGGCCTCGTGAAGACCGACATCGGCGTGAAGCACACCATTTCGTTGCACAGTCTGGCGTGGAAAGTGCGCCGCGCCGGAGGCGTAACCCCGGCCGAAGGTGCCCGAACCAACATCTTTCTGGCGTCGTCGCCCGTGGTGCAGGGCGTAAGCGGACAATACTGGGACAAATGCGTTCCGAAGCGGTCGGCCCGCGAAACTTACGACCCGGAAACGGCCCGCCGCTTGTGGGACATCTGCGAGAAACTCACCGACATCACCGACTATTTCGAGGGCGTAACGCCTACGGACGAAGCGCCTTCGGCCGATGCTACGGCACCTGCACCGGCAAATACGCCCTCGTAA
- a CDS encoding GNAT family N-acetyltransferase, whose translation MKIRQEQAGDQAAIRAVHTAAFETTTEARLVEDLRAQASPLVSWVAEAEGRVVGHILFSPMRLPGHPALVLMGLAPMAVLPAWQRQGVGAALVQAGLEACRQRGVDAVLVLGHPDYYPKFGFVAAARYALRSEYDVPDEVFLLQELRPGALRGVAGTVYYHPAFENL comes from the coding sequence ATGAAGATTCGTCAGGAACAAGCCGGCGATCAGGCCGCCATCCGTGCGGTGCATACGGCCGCTTTCGAAACCACCACCGAAGCCCGGTTGGTAGAGGACTTGCGTGCGCAGGCATCGCCGTTGGTGTCGTGGGTAGCCGAAGCGGAAGGACGCGTGGTTGGCCACATTTTATTTTCGCCCATGCGCCTGCCCGGGCATCCCGCGCTCGTCCTGATGGGGCTGGCCCCGATGGCGGTGCTACCGGCCTGGCAGCGGCAGGGAGTCGGCGCGGCGCTGGTGCAGGCCGGACTGGAGGCGTGTCGACAGCGGGGTGTCGATGCCGTGTTGGTGTTGGGTCACCCGGACTATTATCCGAAATTTGGCTTTGTGGCCGCGGCGCGTTACGCCCTCCGTAGCGAGTACGACGTGCCCGACGAGGTGTTCCTGTTGCAGGAACTACGCCCTGGTGCTTTGCGGGGTGTCGCCGGGACAGTTTACTACCATCCGGCGTTCGAAAACTTGTGA